Proteins co-encoded in one Arachis hypogaea cultivar Tifrunner chromosome 13, arahy.Tifrunner.gnm2.J5K5, whole genome shotgun sequence genomic window:
- the LOC112733627 gene encoding histone acetyltransferase type B catalytic subunit has product MGQKQQHNTDPNIEPKKRRRVGFSTEDDGVEAKHCIRIFLVSKKEEFLAPESSAIEPVDLNAFFGDDGKIYGYEGLKINIWVSSISFRAYADITFQSSSDRGKGITDLKVALQNIFAETLVESKDEFIQTFITDKDFIRTTISSGEVLQQKVFNGQISDSNTDADSATSKVEVVRMVVGSMATGHLYSRLIPLVLLLVDGSSPIDVADPHWELYLVTRNETDQQGEIQCRLIGFAAIYRFYHYPGGTRLRLSQILVLPHYQHKGYGRYILEVLNDVAVSENVFDITIEEPLDNLQHIRTCLDIPRLLCCEPIQQSVKAAVSLLKQGRLSKKTNRPRLMPPPSAIEYARKTLKINRKQFLQCWEVLLYLGLNPVEKHMDNFLSVICNRVKYDILGKDSGTSGKQLIDVPTEFSEEMSFVMFKSGVNEDNAVQVDDSQPNQEEQLQKLVQERVKEIQSIAEKVSLHRKSADVAVN; this is encoded by the exons TGTCAAAAAAAGAGGAATTCCTGGCTCCAGAGAGTTCGGCCATTGAGCCTGTGGATTTGAATGCCTTTTTTGGTGATGATGGAAAAATATATGGATACGAGGGGTTAAAG ATTAATATCTGGGTTAGTAGCATATCGTTTCGGGCATATGCTGATATTACCTTCCAAAGTTCATCTGAT AGAGGCAAGGGGATCACAGACCTTAAAGTTGCTCTTCAG aaTATTTTTGCTGAGACTCTTGTTGAGAGCAAAGATGAATTCATTCAAACTTTTATCACAGATAAGGATTTTATCAG AACAACTATCTCAAGTGGCGAGGTTTTGCAGCAGAAAGTTTTTAATGGGCAGATCAGTGATTCTAATACGGATGCAGATTCAGCGACATCTAAAGTTGAG GTTGTTCGTATGGTGGTAGGCAGCATGGCTACTGGGCACCTTTACAGTCGTCTAATACCTCTTGTGCTTCTTCTTGTCGATG GTAGCAGTCCAATTGATGTTGCGGATCCACACTGGGAATTGTATCTTGTAACCCGGAATGAAACTGATCAACAGGGAGAGATTCAATGTAGGTTGATTGGTTTTGCTGCTATCTATCGATTTTACCACTATCCTGGTGGTACTCGATTGCGACTTAGCCAG ATACTTGTATTGCCTCATTACCAGCACAAAGGCTATGGCCGATATATTCTTGAAGTGCTAAATGATGTTGCCGTATCTGAAAATGTCTTTGACATCACAATAGAAGAGCCATTAGATAACCTTCAACACATCCGCACATGTTTGGATATACCACGCCTGCTTTGTTGTGAACCAATCCAGCAGTCAGTCAAGGCTGCTGTTTCACTGCTAAAGCAAGGAAGACTATCAAAGAAGACTAATCGTCCACGACTAATGCCACCTCCCAGTGCCATTGAGTATGCCAGGAAAACTCTGAAAATTAACAGGAAGCAGTTTCTCCAATGTTGGGAGGTTTTGCTCTACCTTGGCCTTAATCCTGTTGAAAAGCACATGGATAACTTTTTGAGCGTTATCTGCAACCGCGTAAAGTATGACATCTTAGGAAAAGATTCTGGCACTTCTGGGAAGCAACTCATTGACGTTCCAACTGAATTTTCAGAGGAGATGTCATTTGTCATGTTCAAATCAGGAGTGAACGAAGATAATGCTGTGCAGGTGGATGACAGTCAGCCAAATCAAGAAGAGCAACTGCAGAAGTTGGTTCAAGAAAGGGTGAAAGAAATACAGTCGATTGCGGAGAAGGTATCCCTGCATCGCAAGAGCGCAGATGTTGCTGTTAATTGA